The region ATTGAGATTGGAATTGTTGAAGGACAATCTAAAAACCAACTGATAAAATACATTCCGTTTTTAAAAGACGAATTAGTATTGGTATGCAACAGCAAGAATCCTTTGGTGAACAAAAAAGAAATTTCGAAAGAGGATCTTTTAGAAATGAAATTTTTAATTCGAGAACAGGGTTCCGGAACATTAGAAGTTATAGAGCATGCTTTAAAATCTCTAGAAATTAGTTTCTCCCAGCTGACTGTTGAAATGGAATTAGGAAGTACCGAAAGCATCAAATCTTATTTAATGAACTCTGACTGTGTTGCTTTTGTATCGATTCATGCCATAGAAAAAGAACTAAAAAATAACGAACTGGCGATACTTGATGTAAAAAACCTTAGTATGGAACGTTATTTTTATGTCATTAGCCTTCAAGGAAAAAAAGAATCACTCTCGGATTTATTTCTAAAAAACATCTCTAGTTACTATAACCTGGAGTTATAGCGGATTATTTTTTATGATTGGTGAAAGCCATTTATACGGCTGATCTTTGCAGAGTAATATTTAAATAATTTTACTTTGAAAAATCATTTCGAAACAATTAAAAAAAACAACGCTACTTTTCTTAAACTAAGTGCAAGGTTTGAGAAAATGATCTTTGGCATATTAGCCCTATTTTGTCTTTCAGGTTTTATTTCACCAGCCATTGCTCTTTTGTTGGGCTTGGTTGTAGCAAATTTGTCAGGACATCCTTTTTTAGAATTCAATCATAAAGCTACCAATATTTTGTTGCAAATTTCAGTAGTTGGACTTGGCTTCGGGATGAATGTAAACAGCGCATTAAGCGCCGGAAAAGAAGGCTTTTTATTTACAGTCGCTTCAATATTTAGCACATTGATTTTAGGTTTTTTCCTTGGGAAATGGTTGCGCATTGAAAAGAAAACTTCTCATTTAATCTCTTGTGGAACGGCTATTTGTGGAGGAAGCGCCATTGCAGCGATTGCACCAGTGATAAAATCGGATGAAAAGCAAACCTCGGTGGCTCTGGGTGTTATTTTTATCTTGAACTCTATTGCTTTGTTCTTATTTCCCGCTCTAGGGCATTGGTTGGATTTATCCCAACAAGAATTTGGTTTATGGTGTGCCATTGCCATTCATGACACCAGTTCCGTAGTGGGAGCCGCCAATAAATACGGACCGGAAGCCTTACAAATTGCAACAACGATAAAATTGGCCAGAGCTTTATGGATTATTCCTGTAGCTCTAATGACTGCCGTATTGTTTAAAAATAAGTCCGGAAAGCTTAAAATTCCGTATTTTATTGGATTGTTTATTCTGGCAATGCTTATGAATACTTATGTTCCTCAAATGACTATTGTATCGCCATATTTGGTTTCAATGGCTAAAATTGGGCTAACAATTACTTTATTTTTAATAGGCGCAGGATTAAACTTTAATGTCTTAAAATTAGTTGGTTTAAAACCGTTGTTTCAGGGTATTTTGCTTTGGGGATTCATTGCTGTCGCAGCATTATTCTCGATTATGTATTTCAACTAAGGTGAGAAGTGATTCTTTTTCTTTTGATTACCAAAAATTGCAATCTGATGTAATCGTACATAAGGGCAATTAGAAGAAAAAAAGCACTCACAAAAAGTGTTTTCAATTCGAGAAAAGTATACATAAAACCTCCCGAAATACAGCCAATAAAAAAGAAAATTATTATGGATAGTCGCAAAGAAATACTAGCCTTTAGGCTTTTTCTTTGGCTTTCTTTTTTATAAAAAAACAATTGTGACAACTCAATTCCCAAATCAGTAAAAAGGCCTGTTAGATGAGTTGTTCTCACGATAGATTTTGATATTTTCGTAACCAGTGAATTTTGGATCCCCATAGCAAAAAGCATCGAAAAAGCAATGTATTTCCCTTCTAACGAGGACAGATCTGCTGCTTTGGCAAAAAAACCAACTGATGTTAAAATGGCAATCTCTATAGAAATTGGAATTACATGGAGCAAATGAGGTTTTTTTTGCGCTACCAATTCCGCTAAAAAATTGGAGGTAAAAGATCCCAATAAAAAGAAAAGAGTAAAAATAAAAAAGGTGATTGCGGCCACATAATTATCTTTAATGACTTCTTCAGCAAAAAAAGCAAAATGACCTGTTACATTAGTTGTCAACGTTTTTACCGCCAAAACCCCAGTAATATTTACAATTCCAGCAACAAATGAAAGTAGAGTAGCCAAACGTAAATTATGAATGAAAGTTCTATTTATTCCTTGATGCCGAAACATAGTTATTGCTATTAATTAATGTAATCTTAAACCTCTTGTTTTTTATTTACTCAAAAATAAAATACATTTGTAACTCATATAAATAAAAGTAATGAAAAATATTAAATTTAAACCTACAATTGTATTGTTAAGTGCAATAGCTATTGGTTTTCTAACTTTGTCGTGGGGAATTATCGGACACGAAAGAATAAATAATGCCGCTGTAATGGCGTTGCCCAAACCACTGCAGATTTTTTTTTACAACCATATTGATTTCATCACTACAGAATCGACGGTTCCTGATGTAAGAAAATATGCGGTAAATGACAAAGCCGAAGGACCACGTCACTATTTTGACATGGAAAATTATGGTAGTACCGACAGCTTTCCAAAAACTTTGGAAGAAGCCAAACAAAAATACGATGCGAAGTTCTTGGACAAAAACGGAATATTGCCTTGGTATATTCAAGACATGATGGTTAAATTGACTAAAGCTTTTAAAGAAAAAAGAAAAACTGAAATCTTGTTTTTAGCCTCAGATCTTGGACATTACATTGCCGATGCGCACATGCCATTGCATACTTCGGACAATCATGACGGACAAAACACCAACCAAAAAGGAATTCATTCTTTGTGGGAAAGCAGATTACCGGAATTATTCGCCAAAAATTACAAATTCAACACGACATCTGCAGTTTATATTGAAGATGTAGAGAAAGCAACTTGGGATATTATGTTTGACACCCATAGTTTAGTTGAGCCGTTATTGGCCATAGATAAAGGTTTAAGAACAGCGACTCCTGAGAATAAACTATATGTTATGGATGCAGCCGGAAACATTGCAAAAAATAAATACAATGGAGTAATCTATTCGGATGAATATGCCACTAAATTGCATACAGCTTTAAACGGAATGGTCGAAAATCAAATGAAAAAAGCTATTGCAGCAACTTCTAGTTTTTGGTACACTGCTTGGGTAAATGCAGGGAAACCAGATTTAAGTAATCTTGATGCAAAAGAATTGACAAACTACAATCAGAAAGGCCTAAAAAGAGATCTGAAGCTTTGGGAAAAAGGAAAGCTTTTTGGATTAGAAAGTGAAAAGGAATTTTAAATCCTTACAATTATATAAAGAAAAACGGCTGAGAATCAAATCTCAGCCGTTTTTTTATTTACCTTATTTTGTCGTATTGCTTTTTCTTCAACATATCCGAAGCCGTTTGATAAAAAGAAATCGTTTCATTAACTAAATCCGTTCTTTCTTTTGAAATTGGTTTTTGGTCGTAATAAATTTGAAAATCATTCTCGACACCTTCTTTAGGTAATAAAGTCAGTTGAAATTGTTTGACTTGTTGTTTTGGCGAAATAATAGTTAAAACATTATCTTTTATCATCCCCAAATCCTGATAAG is a window of Flavobacterium acetivorans DNA encoding:
- a CDS encoding zinc dependent phospholipase C family protein — encoded protein: MKNIKFKPTIVLLSAIAIGFLTLSWGIIGHERINNAAVMALPKPLQIFFYNHIDFITTESTVPDVRKYAVNDKAEGPRHYFDMENYGSTDSFPKTLEEAKQKYDAKFLDKNGILPWYIQDMMVKLTKAFKEKRKTEILFLASDLGHYIADAHMPLHTSDNHDGQNTNQKGIHSLWESRLPELFAKNYKFNTTSAVYIEDVEKATWDIMFDTHSLVEPLLAIDKGLRTATPENKLYVMDAAGNIAKNKYNGVIYSDEYATKLHTALNGMVENQMKKAIAATSSFWYTAWVNAGKPDLSNLDAKELTNYNQKGLKRDLKLWEKGKLFGLESEKEF
- a CDS encoding LysR family transcriptional regulator codes for the protein MDFRLKVFYAVANRLSFTKAASNLFITQPAVSKHIQELEEEYKVKLFDRNGSKISLTQAGKVLLEHAKSIFEIYREIDFDMSTLIHQQRGILRLGASTTISQYIIPPLLARFHQKMADVKVNLRNGNTEQIENALLNKEIEIGIVEGQSKNQLIKYIPFLKDELVLVCNSKNPLVNKKEISKEDLLEMKFLIREQGSGTLEVIEHALKSLEISFSQLTVEMELGSTESIKSYLMNSDCVAFVSIHAIEKELKNNELAILDVKNLSMERYFYVISLQGKKESLSDLFLKNISSYYNLEL
- a CDS encoding YoaK family protein, with protein sequence MFRHQGINRTFIHNLRLATLLSFVAGIVNITGVLAVKTLTTNVTGHFAFFAEEVIKDNYVAAITFFIFTLFFLLGSFTSNFLAELVAQKKPHLLHVIPISIEIAILTSVGFFAKAADLSSLEGKYIAFSMLFAMGIQNSLVTKISKSIVRTTHLTGLFTDLGIELSQLFFYKKESQRKSLKASISLRLSIIIFFFIGCISGGFMYTFLELKTLFVSAFFLLIALMYDYIRLQFLVIKRKRITSHLS
- a CDS encoding YeiH family protein, coding for MIFGILALFCLSGFISPAIALLLGLVVANLSGHPFLEFNHKATNILLQISVVGLGFGMNVNSALSAGKEGFLFTVASIFSTLILGFFLGKWLRIEKKTSHLISCGTAICGGSAIAAIAPVIKSDEKQTSVALGVIFILNSIALFLFPALGHWLDLSQQEFGLWCAIAIHDTSSVVGAANKYGPEALQIATTIKLARALWIIPVALMTAVLFKNKSGKLKIPYFIGLFILAMLMNTYVPQMTIVSPYLVSMAKIGLTITLFLIGAGLNFNVLKLVGLKPLFQGILLWGFIAVAALFSIMYFN